From Brevibacillus marinus, a single genomic window includes:
- a CDS encoding YerC/YecD family TrpR-related protein has product MQLEKLKGKGIEQLFEAILTLETIEECYAFFEDLCTVNEMQSLAQRLEVARMLRKGYTYNQIEAETGASTATISRVKRCLNYGNDGYKLALERLGK; this is encoded by the coding sequence ATGCAATTGGAGAAACTGAAGGGCAAGGGCATTGAACAGTTGTTTGAGGCGATTCTCACGCTGGAAACGATTGAGGAATGCTACGCGTTCTTTGAAGATCTCTGCACGGTCAATGAAATGCAGTCGCTGGCACAGCGCCTGGAAGTAGCGCGGATGCTTCGCAAAGGTTATACCTACAATCAGATCGAAGCGGAGACCGGTGCCAGCACCGCGACTATCTCCCGCGTCAAACGCTGCCTCAATTACGGCAACGACGGCTACAAGCTGGCGCTGGAGCGGCTGGGGAAATAG
- a CDS encoding heptaprenylglyceryl phosphate synthase — protein MIDYSGWRHAFKLDPDKQIEEEWLERICESGTDAIIVGGTLGVTYDNTLALMARIRRFAVPAVLEVSTLEAIVPGFDAYFIPLVLNAGDPDWILQPHVAGLRRFAAYIHWEQIFAEGYLILNPDSAAARLTAARPVADAEEARAYARVASKLCRLPIFYVEYSGRYGDPQMVAACKAGVEEGRLFYGGGITTPEQAREMAAIADTIVVGNLVYEDPEAALATVAAVKG, from the coding sequence TTGATCGATTACAGCGGTTGGCGGCATGCTTTCAAACTGGACCCGGACAAACAGATTGAAGAGGAATGGCTGGAGCGGATCTGCGAATCGGGGACGGATGCGATCATCGTCGGCGGCACCCTGGGCGTCACCTATGACAACACGCTCGCCCTGATGGCGCGCATCCGTCGTTTTGCCGTTCCGGCTGTCCTGGAGGTCTCCACTCTCGAGGCAATTGTCCCGGGATTTGACGCTTATTTTATCCCGCTGGTGCTCAATGCAGGAGACCCGGACTGGATTCTCCAACCGCATGTCGCGGGACTGCGCCGGTTTGCCGCATACATCCATTGGGAGCAGATCTTCGCCGAAGGCTACCTGATCCTCAACCCGGACTCGGCAGCGGCCCGGCTGACGGCGGCACGTCCCGTGGCCGATGCCGAGGAAGCCCGGGCCTACGCCCGCGTCGCCAGCAAATTGTGCCGCCTGCCGATTTTCTATGTGGAGTACAGCGGCAGATACGGCGACCCGCAAATGGTGGCGGCATGCAAAGCGGGTGTCGAAGAGGGGCGCCTGTTTTACGGCGGCGGGATTACGACGCCCGAGCAGGCGCGGGAAATGGCTGCGATCGCCGACACCATCGTCGTCGGCAACCTGGTTTATGAGGACCCGGAGGCGGCGCTGGCGACGGTAGCGGCGGTCAAGGGATAA
- a CDS encoding PucR family transcriptional regulator ligand-binding domain-containing protein, with the protein MESTGVTVRELLRIPLLKEAKVIGGVEGLDRVVRYIDIMEVPEVNGWLREGELLLTTAYSIRHDPSRLPELVESLAEAKAAALAIKPARFLHDLPAEMITMSDRYHLPIIEIPTGIPFVDITHAVMEQVLDRQAGLLRRAEEVYRTLTTMVLENSGIQAVVDNVAELVKSPVRVIDFYGEIRFIPAGRGLGRSVGLGHRRGQAGGGQAANRQGSPGRDGTGLR; encoded by the coding sequence ATGGAGTCAACGGGAGTGACCGTACGAGAACTGCTGCGAATTCCGCTGTTGAAAGAGGCGAAAGTGATTGGCGGCGTTGAGGGGTTGGACCGGGTTGTCCGTTACATCGACATCATGGAAGTTCCAGAAGTGAACGGTTGGCTGCGGGAAGGGGAACTGTTGTTGACCACCGCTTATTCGATTCGCCACGATCCGTCCAGGTTGCCAGAATTGGTGGAAAGTTTGGCGGAAGCGAAAGCGGCTGCCCTTGCGATTAAACCGGCGCGGTTTCTCCACGATTTGCCCGCCGAGATGATCACGATGAGCGATCGATATCATTTGCCGATCATCGAGATTCCCACGGGCATCCCCTTTGTCGACATCACCCACGCGGTCATGGAACAAGTGCTGGATCGGCAGGCTGGCCTGCTTCGCCGTGCGGAAGAGGTATACCGGACGTTGACGACCATGGTGTTGGAAAACAGCGGCATCCAGGCGGTGGTTGACAATGTCGCCGAACTGGTAAAATCTCCGGTCCGTGTAATCGACTTCTACGGAGAAATCCGTTTCATCCCCGCTGGACGCGGTCTGGGAAGAAGTGTTGGCCTGGGACATCGTCGTGGACAAGCAGGTGGTGGGCAAGCTGCAAATCGCCAAGGATCGCCTGGACGAGATGGAACAGGTTTGCGTTGA
- a CDS encoding sensor histidine kinase, which yields MRAKLQLKNWPLARQILILFMLLTTVLGISVGVFYPLAVKQYLVDNTYLLLEEEFKTLARHIAFNEHRELLPMPATAPFFLQLLLSNYDYSFDVLVYSANGRLLGSRSTTEVPLADAERLFRMAASYTERGLQRGTLERNGETYLFVSQRMNYHGFPYYLIVFSKEQELNQINAILTRQFLVVFAILLAISWVLAIWFSRYLTNPLRRLEEWCHNIAQRKFDIPLKLDRRDEIGELARSFESMKNQLQEYVESQRHFVQNISHELKTPIMAIQGYAHALQEGVFQGEQAEKGLAIIMEESKRLEKVVEQLLYLTKIESVSEMLQKKPLNLSELIAVLEQRLSVLNPNISWIKQFPPVLEIVADGEQLATALQNIIENQLRYADSALYLEAEQTGGQLRLIIANDGPPIDAHLLPYLFQRFRKGKSGKHGLGLAIARAVIEAHGGTIQAKNGPPGVRFIITLPVDARKENERKT from the coding sequence ATGAGAGCAAAGCTGCAGTTGAAAAACTGGCCGCTCGCCCGGCAAATCCTGATCCTGTTCATGCTGCTCACCACGGTGTTGGGCATCAGCGTGGGCGTGTTTTATCCGCTCGCCGTCAAGCAGTACCTGGTCGACAACACCTATCTGCTGCTGGAGGAAGAGTTTAAAACGCTGGCCCGGCACATTGCCTTTAACGAGCACCGCGAGCTGCTGCCGATGCCGGCCACCGCTCCCTTCTTTTTGCAGCTGCTGCTCTCCAACTACGATTACTCCTTCGACGTACTGGTCTACTCCGCCAACGGCCGCCTGCTCGGCTCGCGCAGCACGACGGAGGTGCCGCTCGCCGATGCCGAGCGGTTGTTTCGCATGGCCGCCTCGTACACGGAGCGCGGCCTGCAGCGGGGGACCCTGGAGCGAAACGGCGAGACCTATTTATTCGTCAGCCAAAGGATGAACTACCACGGCTTCCCCTACTACCTGATTGTTTTCTCCAAAGAACAGGAGCTGAATCAGATCAACGCGATCCTCACCCGCCAGTTCCTTGTCGTCTTCGCGATTCTCTTGGCGATCAGTTGGGTGCTGGCGATTTGGTTCAGCCGCTACTTGACCAACCCGCTGCGGCGATTGGAAGAGTGGTGCCACAACATCGCCCAGCGCAAATTCGACATCCCGCTGAAACTGGACCGGCGGGATGAGATCGGCGAGCTGGCCCGTTCCTTCGAATCGATGAAAAACCAGCTGCAGGAGTACGTCGAATCGCAGCGCCACTTCGTGCAAAACATCTCGCACGAATTAAAAACGCCGATCATGGCGATTCAGGGGTACGCGCACGCGCTGCAGGAAGGCGTCTTTCAAGGGGAGCAGGCGGAGAAAGGGCTGGCGATCATCATGGAGGAGAGCAAACGGTTGGAAAAAGTGGTGGAACAGCTGCTCTACCTGACCAAAATCGAATCCGTCTCGGAAATGCTGCAGAAAAAGCCGCTCAACCTAAGCGAACTGATCGCTGTTCTGGAACAGCGGCTCAGCGTGCTGAATCCGAACATTTCCTGGATAAAGCAGTTCCCCCCCGTGCTGGAGATCGTCGCAGACGGCGAACAGTTGGCCACTGCCTTGCAAAACATTATCGAAAACCAGCTCCGCTACGCCGACAGCGCGCTTTATTTGGAAGCGGAACAGACAGGCGGCCAGCTCCGCCTGATCATCGCCAACGACGGGCCGCCGATTGACGCCCATCTGCTCCCTTATCTGTTTCAGCGCTTCCGCAAAGGGAAAAGCGGCAAACACGGATTGGGCCTGGCGATCGCCCGCGCGGTCATCGAGGCGCACGGCGGAACGATTCAGGCCAAAAACGGGCCGCCCGGCGTGCGCTTCATCATCACGCTGCCGGTCGACGCGAGAAAAGAAAACGAGCGAAAGACGTAG
- a CDS encoding ABC transporter ATP-binding protein: MALLELENIHTYYGGIHALKGLSLSVNQGEIVTLIGSNGAGKSTTLKTISAQVRARSGSIRFQGTDITRLKTHEVALQGIAHVPEGRRIFPKLTVRENLEMGAFSLKDRKQIEEGMERVFRYFPRLKERINQKGGTMSGGEQQMLAIARGLMMKPKILMLDEPSMGLAPILVEQIFEIIREMNREGMTILLVEQNANQALAVAHRGYVIQTGEIILQDNAQNLLSDPQVQEAYLS, encoded by the coding sequence ATGGCGCTCTTAGAACTGGAAAACATCCACACGTATTACGGCGGCATTCACGCCTTGAAGGGGTTGTCGCTTTCGGTCAATCAGGGAGAAATCGTCACCCTGATCGGTTCCAACGGTGCCGGCAAGTCCACGACGCTGAAGACGATCAGTGCGCAGGTGCGTGCCCGTTCCGGCTCGATCCGCTTCCAGGGAACCGACATTACCCGTCTGAAGACGCATGAAGTGGCGCTGCAGGGGATTGCCCACGTGCCGGAGGGCAGACGGATTTTTCCCAAGCTGACCGTGCGCGAAAACCTGGAAATGGGCGCTTTTTCGCTGAAAGACCGAAAGCAGATCGAAGAGGGAATGGAGCGGGTGTTCCGCTATTTTCCGCGGCTGAAAGAGCGGATCAACCAGAAGGGAGGCACGATGTCCGGCGGCGAACAGCAGATGCTGGCGATTGCCCGCGGGCTGATGATGAAGCCCAAGATCCTGATGCTGGACGAACCGTCGATGGGGCTGGCGCCGATCCTGGTTGAACAAATCTTTGAGATTATCCGGGAGATGAACCGGGAGGGCATGACGATCTTGTTGGTGGAGCAAAACGCCAACCAGGCGCTTGCCGTGGCCCATCGCGGTTACGTGATTCAGACCGGAGAGATCATCCTGCAGGACAATGCGCAAAACCTGCTCAGCGATCCGCAGGTGCAGGAAGCGTATCTGTCGTAG
- a CDS encoding lipase/acyltransferase domain-containing protein — translation MGGYIVVTVTTNNPVTFSYDPDDFLPEESDQPALLRKTLHEGESAVFVNEGSADASVLSSADADGVGAFDFVVYHADGTLEDYDYDATNEVEVPAGGRVVVTTTTNEPVTFGGAYTLFTATDSDEPALQRVTLREGENYVFVNLTDRSQRIGTNASSREGRLFDYATYKSDETGYGLETGDDTASLVPEGGYQVVTALSDSVTFIYHPAVFRGEASEEPALLKKELGKGESYRFFNLSGESLTLYTDGSTTKKFDYVVYEADGTIKKQETDSSADPSIPGNGWIVVTTVTDNPVTFYGYYNLLVGNETGEPALERIALQKGDSYLFRNTSDSSQRLKTDASSSMEKMFDYAIYNADGTAYRTMTGGWQQVIASTRDPSSVPAGGTIVVTVVSDNPVTFIYSSQFAAEESEEPALLRVTLLKGEQYTFTNTGTQDLKLNKASGEGLQYEYISYHADGTVAGEGRTYNEPTVPAGGWIEVTSLSDNPITFGVFYRLFEGGERETIDWQPLELHTPIDLSGEADETFYFSFVPGQTGMYRFFTEPYQGTGSENDTVLTLYEDASLHSEVEQNDNVDGPYGSRFSKIEAWLQANQTYYLLLRHADSAGFVHARLTVEEDFDGTRETARAAEWDEIYTDQLSSLYDVDYYKLHLDELADIHLIVTANVVVLEDANGNTLETFRAGDTSTVFSPTMTGVYYAKVYYEQANIENSTLGTNTVASTGPIGYSASYKHIVRQPNDKPVVATPGKTRGVTFRWNFLQSHDIVYFKVYDQNNTLVYEDMMTDVVGQQNYTFTWNGEINRTNGNGVYPGVYYEKEDRYFARDGKYTVKVVAHDAPQWPLVSEVQVKNVVPVILVPGIGGSQLYAVPDDLVWVAFWDVGLNEPVKEKLSLKPVSEGSTEVISENGVDVFALQTNYGLDGISRLTLLDLFENARQYKKMIEALQNEGYIPGVSLFGLPYDWRMDLRTRHLEIERKINEAISASGSSKVNIIAHSMGGLLIKDYLLLNPGKQQRIDTFITIGTPFLGAPLASKALAFGGYNFNIPFMYESTGHEIAKYAPSVYELAPSREYERVMNQAYGRSTFLYIDRTGETRPIYDMLSDLYPYQPLVDLAEDRHILWDRNYPNVKQYHIVGDNVPTVIGFNQWQIPNDVVEYVLGNGDGTVPRISGENPGKDGARVFYANTTSGHLELLKETPVIRKVLDILNGIPYAPVPGIVTSPSDNSIRMQSYSFTGEVDGLVITVRRKNTNEVVRIEVGANGEVDQSNLPQDIKVYSMKLADQIYNIQVIVDLREDLEVTAQSPQDAQIDFYTYKIEQESVKERKFYQTITPKAPLHIQQEAGQLNFVRN, via the coding sequence GTGGGCGGCTACATCGTCGTTACCGTTACGACAAACAATCCGGTCACGTTTTCGTACGATCCCGATGACTTCCTGCCGGAGGAGTCGGACCAGCCGGCCTTGTTGCGGAAAACGCTGCACGAGGGAGAGAGTGCCGTATTCGTTAATGAAGGATCAGCGGATGCATCTGTGCTGTCCAGCGCGGACGCAGATGGGGTCGGTGCGTTTGATTTTGTGGTTTACCATGCAGATGGCACGCTGGAAGACTACGATTACGATGCGACAAACGAGGTGGAGGTGCCGGCGGGTGGGAGAGTGGTGGTCACCACAACCACTAATGAGCCGGTTACGTTTGGTGGGGCGTACACACTTTTTACAGCAACCGATTCGGATGAGCCGGCACTGCAAAGGGTGACGCTGCGGGAGGGGGAAAACTATGTCTTTGTCAATCTGACGGATCGCTCGCAGCGAATCGGTACAAATGCTTCCTCGCGGGAAGGACGGCTGTTTGATTACGCCACCTACAAATCGGATGAAACCGGGTATGGGTTAGAAACGGGGGATGACACAGCCTCATTGGTTCCAGAGGGAGGGTATCAGGTTGTCACGGCCTTAAGCGATTCCGTGACCTTTATCTATCATCCTGCTGTTTTCCGTGGAGAGGCATCTGAGGAGCCAGCCCTGTTGAAGAAAGAATTGGGGAAAGGAGAAAGCTACCGCTTTTTCAACCTCTCCGGGGAGAGTCTTACCTTATACACCGATGGGAGTACCACGAAGAAGTTCGATTATGTGGTGTATGAAGCTGACGGCACGATCAAGAAACAGGAGACGGATTCCAGCGCAGATCCGAGCATCCCGGGCAATGGCTGGATTGTGGTCACGACGGTGACCGACAACCCTGTCACCTTTTACGGCTACTACAATCTATTGGTTGGCAATGAAACAGGTGAACCAGCATTGGAAAGAATCGCACTGCAAAAAGGAGACAGCTATCTCTTCCGAAACACGAGTGACAGCTCCCAGCGACTGAAGACGGATGCCTCTTCCTCAATGGAGAAGATGTTTGATTACGCGATATACAATGCGGACGGAACGGCGTACCGAACTATGACAGGCGGATGGCAGCAGGTCATCGCTTCAACCAGGGACCCTTCTTCCGTTCCAGCAGGCGGAACGATTGTTGTCACAGTCGTATCCGACAATCCGGTCACCTTTATCTATAGCAGCCAGTTTGCCGCGGAAGAAAGCGAGGAACCAGCGCTGCTCAGGGTCACTTTGCTGAAGGGTGAGCAGTATACCTTTACCAATACGGGAACGCAAGATCTGAAGCTGAACAAAGCTTCCGGAGAAGGGCTGCAGTACGAGTACATCTCCTACCATGCGGACGGCACGGTGGCGGGGGAAGGCAGGACGTATAACGAACCAACCGTACCAGCGGGCGGGTGGATCGAGGTGACTTCACTCTCCGATAACCCGATCACGTTTGGGGTATTTTATCGCCTGTTCGAGGGTGGCGAGCGGGAAACAATTGATTGGCAGCCATTGGAACTGCATACGCCAATTGATCTCAGTGGGGAAGCGGACGAAACATTCTACTTTTCGTTTGTCCCTGGGCAAACAGGCATGTATCGTTTCTTTACAGAGCCGTACCAAGGTACCGGATCGGAAAATGACACGGTTCTCACACTGTATGAGGATGCTTCGCTGCATTCGGAAGTGGAACAGAATGACAATGTGGATGGCCCATATGGAAGCAGGTTTTCCAAGATCGAAGCATGGCTGCAGGCCAATCAAACCTACTACCTCCTGCTCCGTCACGCCGACAGTGCAGGGTTTGTCCATGCTCGCCTGACGGTAGAAGAAGATTTTGATGGTACACGGGAGACAGCAAGAGCAGCAGAGTGGGATGAGATATATACCGATCAACTGTCCTCTTTGTATGACGTAGATTACTACAAGTTACATCTGGACGAGTTGGCCGACATTCATCTCATCGTTACAGCGAATGTGGTTGTGTTGGAAGATGCGAACGGGAATACCTTGGAAACGTTTCGTGCAGGTGATACCAGTACGGTATTTTCACCAACTATGACAGGGGTGTATTACGCCAAGGTCTATTACGAACAGGCGAATATCGAAAATTCTACCTTGGGTACGAATACTGTGGCTTCAACAGGTCCCATAGGTTATAGTGCCTCTTATAAACATATCGTTCGCCAGCCGAACGACAAACCTGTTGTGGCTACTCCAGGAAAAACCAGAGGTGTAACTTTCCGATGGAACTTTTTGCAAAGTCATGACATTGTGTATTTCAAGGTGTATGACCAGAACAACACACTCGTTTACGAAGACATGATGACGGATGTGGTTGGTCAACAGAACTATACATTTACATGGAATGGTGAAATTAATCGAACCAATGGGAACGGCGTATACCCGGGCGTATATTATGAGAAAGAAGATCGGTATTTTGCTCGGGATGGGAAATACACGGTAAAAGTTGTGGCTCATGATGCGCCGCAATGGCCGCTCGTTTCGGAAGTTCAGGTAAAAAATGTAGTGCCTGTGATCCTGGTGCCCGGAATTGGGGGATCGCAGTTGTATGCCGTACCAGATGACCTCGTTTGGGTTGCCTTTTGGGACGTAGGGTTGAATGAACCAGTTAAGGAAAAATTATCGCTGAAACCAGTTTCGGAGGGAAGTACGGAGGTTATTTCTGAAAATGGGGTGGATGTGTTTGCGCTCCAAACAAACTATGGACTTGATGGAATCTCGAGACTAACTCTTTTGGATTTGTTCGAGAATGCAAGACAGTACAAAAAAATGATTGAAGCGCTTCAAAATGAGGGTTACATCCCCGGCGTGTCGTTATTTGGTTTGCCTTATGATTGGAGAATGGATTTGCGAACGAGACATCTTGAGATCGAACGCAAAATAAATGAAGCCATCAGCGCTTCAGGGAGCAGTAAAGTTAATATCATCGCTCACAGTATGGGAGGGTTGCTGATAAAAGATTACTTACTTCTAAATCCGGGAAAACAGCAACGGATCGATACTTTCATCACAATTGGAACGCCGTTTTTGGGAGCTCCTCTAGCGTCAAAAGCGCTGGCGTTTGGGGGGTACAATTTTAATATTCCATTTATGTATGAGTCGACAGGGCATGAAATTGCAAAATACGCTCCCTCAGTCTACGAACTTGCTCCGTCTAGGGAATACGAAAGAGTTATGAATCAAGCCTACGGTAGAAGTACCTTCTTGTACATTGACAGAACTGGAGAAACTCGTCCAATTTATGACATGCTGTCAGACTTATATCCCTACCAACCGTTAGTGGATTTGGCGGAAGATAGGCACATTCTGTGGGACAGAAACTACCCCAATGTGAAGCAATATCATATTGTTGGGGACAATGTGCCAACTGTGATAGGATTTAATCAGTGGCAGATTCCAAATGATGTTGTCGAATATGTCTTGGGAAACGGGGATGGAACGGTGCCCAGAATTAGCGGGGAAAATCCCGGAAAAGACGGAGCAAGAGTCTTCTATGCCAACACCACATCAGGACATTTAGAACTGTTAAAAGAAACTCCAGTTATCAGAAAAGTGCTGGACATTTTAAATGGCATCCCTTATGCTCCTGTCCCGGGAATCGTAACCTCGCCAAGTGATAACTCTATTCGAATGCAGAGTTACTCATTTACGGGAGAAGTAGATGGTTTGGTGATAACCGTCCGCAGAAAGAACACCAATGAAGTAGTTCGCATTGAGGTTGGAGCGAACGGGGAAGTGGATCAATCGAATCTACCACAAGATATCAAAGTTTATTCCATGAAGCTCGCGGACCAAATATACAATATTCAGGTAATCGTCGACTTACGTGAGGACTTGGAAGTTACTGCCCAAAGCCCGCAAGATGCGCAGATAGATTTTTATACGTATAAGATTGAACAAGAATCGGTCAAGGAGCGGAAATTCTATCAAACCATAACGCCTAAAGCACCGCTGCACATCCAACAGGAGGCGGGGCAACTTAACTTTGTACGCAACTAA
- a CDS encoding ABC transporter ATP-binding protein: protein MALLEAKGITKRFGGLVANENVTVEIERGSITAVIGPNGAGKTTFFNMITGFYEPDEGEILLAGQKINGLRPDQIAAKGISRTFQNIRLFKQMTALENVMVGKHSKLQAGMLGILLDTRRVREEEERARVEAYQLLEYVGIADVANEEAGSLPYGLQRRLEIARALATNPQIILLDEPAAGMNPRETLEMTKFIRRMRDELNVTIILIEHDMKLVMGLSEYIHVLDHGQKIAEGSPEEIRTNPVVIEAYLGKSATEVS from the coding sequence ATGGCATTACTGGAAGCAAAGGGGATCACCAAACGGTTTGGCGGATTGGTCGCCAACGAAAACGTGACGGTGGAAATCGAGCGGGGGTCGATTACAGCGGTGATTGGCCCGAACGGCGCAGGGAAAACGACGTTTTTTAACATGATCACCGGATTTTACGAGCCGGACGAGGGAGAGATTCTGCTCGCCGGCCAAAAGATAAACGGGCTGCGGCCCGATCAGATCGCGGCGAAGGGAATTAGCCGGACTTTTCAAAATATCCGCCTGTTTAAACAGATGACCGCGCTGGAAAACGTGATGGTCGGCAAACACAGCAAGCTGCAGGCGGGCATGCTGGGAATTCTCCTGGATACCAGGCGGGTGCGGGAAGAAGAAGAGCGGGCGCGGGTGGAAGCGTACCAGCTGCTGGAGTACGTGGGGATCGCGGATGTGGCCAACGAGGAAGCGGGCAGTCTCCCCTACGGTCTGCAGCGCCGCCTGGAAATCGCCCGCGCTTTGGCCACCAATCCCCAGATTATTTTGCTGGATGAGCCGGCGGCCGGGATGAACCCGCGCGAAACCTTGGAAATGACGAAGTTTATCCGGCGGATGCGGGACGAGTTGAATGTGACGATTATCCTGATTGAACACGACATGAAGCTGGTCATGGGGCTGAGCGAGTACATTCACGTGCTGGACCACGGGCAAAAAATCGCTGAAGGCTCTCCGGAAGAGATTCGCACCAATCCCGTGGTGATCGAAGCGTACCTGGGCAAATCGGCGACGGAAGTGTCGTAG
- a CDS encoding DUF3048 domain-containing protein: MKRIKQVLFSLLATTILAACAQEATTDPQPAPPAGPAQPQDRTKPEISYTAPFTGLAVAEKSERRPIMVMINNHPKARPQSGLAQADIVYEILAEGEVTRLVAIYQSQQPAVIGPVRSIRPYYIEIGAGFDAVMVHAGGSPEALATLSRSDYAYINEISNSAYFWREKFRQVPHNLYTSTQLIEQAMADKGMRLTSELPQFTFLPDGAKLSGGETAQQIDVTFHPLYRVGYTYDAGKGAYLRFTEGEPHLELTTERQLEATNLLVLAARHRVLDSEGRRHVDVTGPGDGYLFQQGTVRKVRWKRSGGVIRAYLDEAMSQEAPLLPGNTWINIIPDSPGLSASVHYQ; this comes from the coding sequence TTGAAACGGATCAAACAAGTGCTGTTCAGCTTGCTGGCAACGACCATCCTCGCCGCCTGCGCCCAGGAGGCGACAACGGATCCGCAGCCTGCTCCGCCTGCTGGCCCTGCGCAGCCGCAGGACAGAACAAAACCGGAGATTTCCTACACCGCTCCCTTTACCGGACTGGCTGTTGCGGAGAAGAGCGAACGGCGTCCGATCATGGTAATGATCAACAATCATCCCAAGGCGCGGCCGCAGTCCGGTCTGGCCCAGGCCGACATCGTCTATGAGATTTTGGCCGAAGGGGAAGTGACACGCCTCGTGGCTATCTACCAAAGCCAGCAGCCGGCGGTGATCGGACCGGTGCGCAGCATCCGCCCCTACTACATCGAGATCGGGGCGGGGTTTGACGCGGTGATGGTACACGCCGGGGGCAGCCCGGAAGCGCTGGCGACGCTCAGCCGTTCCGATTACGCCTACATCAACGAAATCAGCAACAGCGCCTATTTCTGGCGGGAAAAGTTTCGCCAGGTGCCGCACAATTTGTATACCAGCACGCAGTTGATTGAACAGGCGATGGCGGACAAGGGCATGCGCTTGACCAGTGAACTGCCGCAGTTCACCTTTTTGCCGGATGGGGCGAAGCTGAGCGGCGGGGAGACGGCGCAGCAGATCGACGTCACCTTTCACCCGCTGTATCGTGTCGGCTATACGTATGATGCGGGAAAGGGCGCGTATCTCCGCTTCACCGAAGGCGAACCGCACCTGGAGCTGACAACGGAGCGGCAGTTGGAAGCGACCAACCTGCTGGTGCTGGCCGCGCGTCATCGCGTGTTGGACAGCGAAGGACGCCGGCACGTCGATGTGACGGGACCGGGGGATGGCTACCTGTTTCAGCAGGGAACGGTGCGCAAGGTCAGGTGGAAGCGCAGCGGAGGCGTGATCCGCGCGTATCTGGACGAGGCGATGAGCCAAGAAGCGCCGCTCCTGCCGGGAAATACCTGGATCAACATCATTCCTGACTCGCCGGGACTGTCCGCCAGCGTTCACTACCAGTAA
- a CDS encoding response regulator transcription factor, translating into MSPETPYLIYLVDDEVTLLELLKSYLEKAGFRVRTFQTGEEVLHVLDEAEPHLWILDIMLPDIDGYELLRQIRNKSEVPIIFISARDQDMDKIIGLELGSDDYLAKPFLPRELVIRAQKLLQRTYERGPLAPGAAGGLQFQDWIPLGPYRLSEKGRLVKEGERTIELTTKEFDLICYLAHNQGQALHREQILSAIWGEDYFGSDRAVDDLVKRIRKKLPKLPLETVYGFGYRLMVP; encoded by the coding sequence ATGTCCCCCGAGACACCTTATCTGATCTACCTGGTAGATGACGAGGTTACGCTGTTGGAACTGCTCAAGTCCTATCTGGAAAAGGCCGGATTCCGCGTGCGGACCTTTCAGACCGGTGAAGAGGTGCTGCACGTTCTGGACGAAGCGGAACCGCATCTCTGGATTCTCGACATCATGCTGCCGGACATTGACGGATACGAGCTCTTGCGGCAAATCCGCAACAAATCGGAAGTGCCGATTATCTTCATCTCGGCGCGCGATCAGGATATGGACAAGATCATCGGCCTGGAGCTCGGCAGTGACGACTACCTCGCCAAGCCGTTTTTGCCGCGCGAACTGGTGATCCGGGCGCAGAAGCTGCTGCAGCGCACGTATGAGCGCGGCCCGCTTGCGCCAGGCGCGGCTGGCGGGCTGCAGTTTCAGGATTGGATTCCGCTTGGCCCCTACCGGCTGTCGGAAAAAGGCCGGCTGGTCAAGGAGGGGGAGCGGACAATCGAGTTGACGACGAAAGAGTTTGACCTGATCTGCTATCTGGCGCACAACCAGGGGCAGGCCCTGCATCGTGAACAGATTTTGTCCGCCATTTGGGGCGAGGATTACTTCGGTTCGGATCGGGCAGTGGACGATTTGGTCAAACGCATCCGCAAAAAACTGCCGAAACTGCCGCTGGAGACAGTCTACGGCTTTGGCTACCGGCTGATGGTGCCATGA